One genomic segment of Candidatus Methylomirabilota bacterium includes these proteins:
- a CDS encoding iron ABC transporter permease — protein MNGQAARDPVILPTVIVVWAMVLLFVLYPLSRLLFLTFWNEGPSLDAVRGLLSDWTHRRALVNSLLLAALVGVAGTALGFAFALLAVRGRVPTWLGRALDAVVLLPLISPPFTAAIALIFALGPRGIISYHVFGLTTVNIYGLSGTFLSETLTYFPVAYLTLKAVIANIDPNLEDSAFSLGARRWRVFRTVTVPLATPGIANAFLLVSAASLADFATPLILAGTRFPVLPTQAFLQITGLYDMRGGAALCFLLLVPALAIFAGQRLWVERRGGSYVTVTGKVGAATRVKSLSPLAITGLGVLCGAVALFVLVCYALIAAASLMKGLGADHHLSFAHYAHVFSGGLKAVRDTLIIAVLCMPIGGLFAVVLGFLVARTQFPGRRALEFAAMMNYALPGTIVGIGYLVAFNDPPLAFTGTAFILVVCYVFRYSLAGTRATTAVLAQIDPSIEEASSSLGARRDVTFRRVVLPLVRPALLAGMTVLFIRAMTAISATIFLVSLSWSLVTVRILEGITNLELGQASAFSMLVIALVYLAVVLASLAMRRLNAGSLGQAGSLLGG, from the coding sequence GTGAACGGCCAGGCCGCCCGCGACCCCGTCATTCTTCCCACCGTCATCGTGGTGTGGGCGATGGTGCTGCTCTTCGTGCTCTACCCGCTCTCGCGGCTCCTCTTCCTCACCTTCTGGAACGAGGGCCCGAGCCTGGATGCCGTGCGCGGTCTCCTCAGCGACTGGACGCATCGGCGGGCCCTCGTCAACAGTCTCCTGCTCGCCGCCCTCGTGGGGGTCGCGGGTACCGCCCTCGGCTTCGCCTTCGCGCTGCTCGCGGTGCGCGGCCGTGTGCCCACGTGGCTCGGCCGCGCCCTCGACGCCGTGGTGCTTCTCCCCCTGATCTCGCCGCCCTTCACGGCGGCCATCGCACTCATCTTCGCGCTGGGGCCCCGCGGGATAATCTCGTATCACGTGTTCGGGCTGACTACGGTCAATATCTACGGCCTCTCCGGCACCTTCCTCTCGGAGACCCTGACCTATTTCCCGGTGGCGTATCTCACCCTCAAGGCCGTCATCGCGAACATCGACCCGAACCTCGAGGATTCCGCGTTCAGCCTCGGGGCGCGGCGCTGGCGCGTGTTCAGGACCGTCACCGTTCCCCTCGCCACTCCCGGGATCGCCAATGCGTTTCTTCTCGTGTCCGCCGCCTCCCTGGCGGATTTCGCCACGCCCCTGATTCTCGCGGGCACCAGATTCCCGGTGCTGCCTACCCAGGCGTTCCTGCAGATCACCGGCCTCTACGACATGCGCGGCGGCGCCGCCCTCTGTTTCCTCCTTCTCGTGCCCGCCCTCGCCATCTTCGCGGGGCAGCGCCTGTGGGTCGAGCGGCGCGGCGGCTCCTACGTGACGGTGACCGGCAAGGTCGGCGCGGCCACGCGAGTCAAGAGCCTCTCCCCCCTCGCCATCACCGGGCTCGGGGTGCTCTGCGGCGCCGTGGCGCTCTTCGTGCTCGTCTGCTACGCGCTGATCGCCGCCGCCTCCCTCATGAAAGGGCTGGGGGCCGACCACCACCTCTCCTTCGCGCACTACGCTCACGTCTTCAGCGGCGGGCTCAAGGCGGTGCGTGACACCCTGATCATCGCGGTCCTCTGCATGCCCATCGGCGGCCTCTTTGCCGTGGTGCTGGGCTTCCTCGTCGCGCGCACCCAGTTTCCCGGGCGTCGCGCGCTGGAATTCGCGGCCATGATGAACTACGCGCTGCCCGGCACCATCGTCGGCATCGGCTACCTGGTCGCCTTCAACGACCCGCCGCTGGCCTTCACGGGCACGGCCTTCATCCTTGTCGTCTGCTACGTGTTCCGCTACAGCCTGGCGGGCACCCGTGCGACGACGGCGGTGCTCGCGCAGATCGATCCCTCCATCGAGGAGGCGTCGTCGAGTCTGGGCGCGCGCCGTGACGTCACCTTCCGTCGCGTCGTCCTTCCATTGGTTCGCCCGGCCCTGCTCGCCGGCATGACCGTGCTCTTCATCCGCGCCATGACCGCGATCAGCGCGACGATCTTCCTCGTCTCCCTCAGCTGGTCCCTCGTGACCGTGCGCATCCTCGAAGGCATCACCAATCTCGAGCTCGGGCAGGCCTCCGCCTTCTCGATGCTCGTGATCGCCCTCGTCTACCTCGCCGTGGTGCTCGCGAGCCTGGCCATGCGAAGGCTCAACGCGGGCAGCCTCGGCCAGGCCGGCTCGTTGCTCGGCGGATGA
- a CDS encoding ABC transporter substrate-binding protein — MVSTLRLFASVLLVLVFAGPGLAQTVNVYTAWPESLSQPIFKAYTAKTGVQINFIRLSTGELVARATAEKNNPRADVMWGAPGDGFAAAKEAGIIEPYKAATAEKIPAELKDRDGYYTAVSKNTLIFMSNAKLLKEKGLKAPTSWNDLLDPAFKGQIQTADARTSGTALTRILSIYYAFGKDEEKTVDYQKKLHKNVQVYTKSGGGCTVPASLGQTTVCIAHMPDAMEAKKKGYGVVVTFPKEGVAAVIEGVALVKGAKNREAAVKFIEWTFSKEMQDLLDKNNVYMLPTLPGASIDADVQALMKEAKLLPVDLEWVGKNRKRLVERWINEVIRD, encoded by the coding sequence ATGGTGTCGACGCTGCGACTCTTCGCTTCGGTGCTCCTGGTGCTGGTCTTCGCCGGGCCCGGGCTCGCCCAGACCGTCAACGTCTACACCGCGTGGCCCGAGTCGCTCTCCCAGCCGATCTTCAAGGCCTACACGGCAAAGACGGGCGTGCAGATCAACTTCATCCGGCTCTCCACGGGTGAGCTGGTCGCCCGCGCCACGGCGGAGAAGAACAACCCGCGCGCCGACGTCATGTGGGGCGCGCCCGGCGACGGCTTCGCGGCCGCCAAAGAGGCCGGGATCATCGAGCCGTACAAGGCGGCGACTGCCGAGAAAATCCCCGCGGAGCTGAAGGACAGGGACGGGTACTACACCGCCGTCAGCAAGAACACGCTCATCTTCATGTCGAACGCCAAGCTGCTCAAGGAGAAGGGTCTCAAGGCGCCCACCTCGTGGAACGATCTCCTCGATCCCGCCTTCAAGGGCCAGATCCAGACGGCCGACGCGCGCACGTCGGGCACCGCCCTTACCCGCATCCTGTCGATCTACTACGCCTTCGGGAAGGACGAAGAGAAGACCGTCGACTACCAGAAGAAGCTGCACAAGAACGTGCAGGTCTACACGAAGAGCGGCGGTGGCTGCACGGTGCCCGCCTCCCTCGGCCAGACCACCGTGTGCATCGCCCACATGCCGGATGCCATGGAGGCGAAGAAGAAAGGCTACGGCGTGGTCGTGACCTTCCCCAAGGAAGGCGTGGCCGCCGTCATTGAAGGGGTCGCCCTCGTCAAGGGCGCCAAGAATCGGGAGGCGGCCGTGAAGTTCATCGAGTGGACGTTCAGCAAGGAGATGCAGGACCTCCTCGACAAGAACAACGTCTACATGCTGCCCACCCTGCCCGGGGCCAGCATCGACGCCGACGTGCAGGCGCTCATGAAGGAAGCGAAGCTCCTGCCCGTCGATCTCGAGTGGGTGGGGAAGAACCGCAAGCGCCTGGTCGAACGCTGGATCAACGAGGTCATCAGAGACTAA
- a CDS encoding DUF6496 domain-containing protein, producing MAAKKSGRRRYSQGASKDVERAMRRRKHGTLRSGKGGKGGKVKSREQAIAIGLSEARKKGKKVPRKPARH from the coding sequence ATGGCGGCGAAGAAATCTGGCAGACGGAGATACAGCCAAGGTGCGAGCAAGGACGTTGAGCGGGCGATGCGCCGACGGAAGCACGGCACGTTGCGGAGCGGCAAGGGCGGGAAAGGGGGCAAGGTGAAGAGTCGCGAGCAGGCGATTGCCATCGGACTATCGGAGGCTCGCAAGAAAGGGAAGAAGGTCCCGCGCAAGCCTGCGCGCCACTGA